A single region of the Glycine max cultivar Williams 82 chromosome 20, Glycine_max_v4.0, whole genome shotgun sequence genome encodes:
- the PHO1-H9 gene encoding phosphate transporter PHO1 homolog 3, translated as MKFGKEYTSQMVPEWQEAYMDYNFLKSHLKEIQRFRQRTKPPTATPRGLRRKLTLYRAFSGLTQQKHYQQLSPSEHDIESQPIMVHSVNNHDGYEKYQTTFLMTSEEGGEYELVYFKRLDDEFNKVGKFYRSKVEEVMTEAAILNKQMDALIAFRIKVENPTGSFDRSIEMTRLASDVASSSAVLSASTPKGAKLNRKVTMAMEVIEEGSTHHEQSDDSNDDQEEHVKQTVKPKVEVQKPNNVRGTRPAPLEVLDRVQLNHSFETPRSTIKGVLNFPGNTELNFSRKNLNKVEEQLQRSFIEFYRKLRLLKSYSFLNTLAFSKIMKKYDKITSRDAAKAYMKMVDNSHLGSSDEVTKLMDRVEKTFTKHFYNSNRNKAMNILRPKAKRERHRVTFSMGFLAGCTAALVLALILIVRTRKILDESGSTKYMDTLFPLNSLYGYIVLHMLMYAANIYFWRRYRVNHSFIFGFKQGTELGYNQVLLLGFGLAVLALGGVLVNLDMQIDPQTKDYKTLTELIPLILLLVVIAILLCPINIFYRSSRVFFLICLFHCICTPLYKVTLPDFFMADQFTSQVEALRSFELYICYYGWGDFKQRENTCNSSSVFITFKFIVAVIPYWSRFLQCLRRLFEEKDPMQGYNGLKYFLTIVAVCFRTAYSRNNSMAWMVLAWIFSVFAAVASTYWDLVIDWGLLQRRSKNRWLRDKLAVPHKSVYFLAMVLNVLLRFAWLQTVLNFKFSFLHKQAMTTIVACLEIIRRGMWNFFRLENEHLNNVGKYRAFKSVPLPFNYDEDEDKDE; from the exons ATGAAGTTTGGGAAAGAATACACATCCCAAATGGTGCCAGAATGGCAAGAAGCATACATGGATTACAATTTTCTGAAATCCCATTTGAAAGAAATACAACGTTTCAGACAAAGAACCAAGCCTCCTACAGCCACTCCAAGAGGCCTAAGAAGAAAGCTAACACTATATAGAGCCTTCAGTGGCCTCACACAACAAAAACACTACCAACAACTTAGTCCCTCAGAACATGACATAGAGAGCCAACCTATAATGGTGCACTCAGTGAACAACCATGATGGCTATGAGAAGTACCAAACTACATTCCTTATGACTTCAGAAGAAGGTGGAGAATACGAGTTGGTGTACTTCAAGAGGCTCGATGATGAGTTCAACAAAGTGGGCAAGTTTTATAGATCAAAAGTGGAGGAAGTGATGACGGAAGCTGCAATACTTAACAAGCAAATGGATGCTTTGATCGCTTTCAGGATCAAAGTTGAGAACCCAACTGGGTCGTTTGATCGATCCATTGAGATGACTCGTCTTGCTTCTGATGTTGCTTCTTCATCTGCTGTGTTGTCAGCTTCCACACCCAAAGGAGCCAAATTGAACA GAAAGGTTACCATGGCCATGGAAGTGATTGAAGAGGGTAGTACTCATCACGAGCAATCAGATGATTCAAATGATGATCAAGAAGAACATGTGAAACAAACTGTAAAACCAAAAGTTGAGGTACAGAAGCCAAATAATGTCAGGGGCACTAGACCAGCTCCTTTGGAAGTACTTGATCGTGTGCAATTGAATCACTCCTTTGAAACTCCACGTTCAACTATCAAAGGTGTTCTCAATTTCCCTGGTAATACAGAACTAAATTTCAGTAGAAAAAATTTGAACAAAGTTGAGGAACAACTTCAACGGTCATTCATTGAATTCTACCGCAAGCTTAGGCTTCTAAAAAGCTATAG CTTCCTGAATACATTGGCATTTTCAAAGATAATGAAGAAATATGATAAG ATCACGTCAAGAGATGCAGCTAAAGCTTATATGAAAATGGTGGACAACTCCCACCTTGGAAGTTCTGATGAG GTCACAAAGCTCATGGATAGAGTTGAGAAAACATTCACTAAGCACTTCTACAACTCAAATCGTAATAAAGCCATGAATATCTTAAGACCAAAGGCAAAGAGAGAAAGACATAGAGTTACATTTTCAATGG GTTTCTTAGCAGGATGCACAGCGGCTCTTGTGTTAGCCCTAATTCTAATCGTTCGTACTCGTAAAATATTGGATGAGTCAGGGAGTACTAAGTACATGGATACCTTGTTCCCACTGAACAG TCTATATGGATACATAGTTCTACACATGCTGATGTATGCAGCAAATATTTACTTCTGGAGGCGATACAGAGTGAACCACTCATTCATATTTGGTTTTAAACAAGGCACTGAGTTGGGCTACAATCAAGTCCTTCTCCTAGGTTTTGGTCTAGCAGTATTGGCGCTCGGCGGTGTGCTTGTAAACCTAGACATGCAGATTGATCCACAAACAAAAGATTACAAAACATTGACTGAACTTATTCCACTCATCTTGCTGCTT GTTGTGATTGCTATTTTACTGTGCCCCATAAACATCTTTTATCGCTCAAGCAGGGTTTTCTTTCTCATATGCTTGTTTCACTGCATATGTACTCCTCTTTACAAG GTCACACTCCCGGATTTCTTCATGGCAGATCAATTTACTAGCCAG GTGGAAGCCTTGAGAAGTTTTGAGTTGTACATATGCTACTATGGCTGGGGGGATTTCAAACAGAGAGAAAACACTTGCAACTCTAGTAGTGTATTCATAACTTTTAAATTCATCGTTGCCGTCATTCCCTACTGGTCTCGTTTCCTTCAG TGTCTCAGGCGCCTGTTCGAAGAGAAAGATCCAATGCAAGGATATAACGGATTGAAATATTTCCTCACAATTGTTGCTGTTTGCTTTAGGACAGCCTATAGTCGTAACAATTCAATGGCGTGGATGGTGCTGGCTTGGATTTTCTCAGTATTTGCAGCAGTTGCATCTACATATTGGGACCTTGTAATTGATTGGGGCCTTTTGCAAAGGCGTTCCAAGAATCGCTGGTTGAGAGACAAACTTGCAGTCCCTCATAAAAGTGTATATTTCTTAGCCATG GTCCTTAATGTCTTGCTGAGATTCGCTTGGTTGCAGACTGTTTTGAATTTCAAGTTTAGCTTCTTGCATAAACAAGCCATGACTACTATTGTTGCATGTCTAGAGATCATTCGTCGTGGCATGTGGAACTTCTTCAG ATTGGAGAATGAGCACTTGAACAATGTTGGCAAGTACCGTGCATTCAAGTCAGTGCCTCTACCCTTCAATTACGACGAAGATGAAGATAAAGATGAGTGA